In Coffea arabica cultivar ET-39 chromosome 9e, Coffea Arabica ET-39 HiFi, whole genome shotgun sequence, the genomic window ACATTTTCTTAACTCTTTTGTTCAAGCGTATACCAAAACCAAAGTGTTGTGCATATATTACATACATGATcctcaaagctgaaattcaacACCCGAACTGTATCTAACCATGAATTTTTGGAGTCTCCTGAGACTTTCTAGGAGGAAGAGGAAGGAATGACTCATACGGTAAATGTCAGGGTGCTTTGAAGTAGAGTGATTGATTAGGGTGTGACTTTCAGACCAAGCAAATAATTTCAGCATATGTAGGATTCGGAGATGATATGATGAATTGATTGACAAACCATAGCCAACCTCAATACATAACAACATATATAGTTCCAGTCCCCCTAGTCTAAATTGACACCAATCAACAAAAATGACACCCCACCcttgtcttcattttttttttttttttttaacacacaCTGGAACTCTGGAAGGCACTATAGCCAATACAACTTTAATACTTACTGGTAGTAGTACCCCAATATATTTTTAAGAAAGTCGGAATACACTTCTACTATTAGGAATACAATTGTAGATGATGTACTGAAGAGGGCATTGTAGTAATATCAGAACCCTTCCCCTCCTGTTATATATACACAACACAGGTAAAGACACCAGTTAGGACTCAGACAGAAGCTTCATTCAAACTTTTGCTTTGTGGTTGTGACCTCTGTAACTTTCATTTGCAAGAAAATAGCAGCACATCATCCCAtcccttcccttcccttcccttGACTTTTGATCCATAACATCCATTATGGAGGCTTCCAAGCACCCCTCCGCCCAGCCCCAAGCTCACCCTCCCCCTCACCCAGAGAAGCTCAACGGAGGAGATGCCCCTGCCCCAACTGATCATAAAGACAGATGTTCCGTGGAGGAGGTGGCGTTGGTGGTCCCTGAGACCGACGATCCAACCCTCCCGGTCATGACATTCCGTGCATGGTTCTTAGGCTTAACCTCATGCACCATCTTGATTTTCCTCAACACTTTCTTTATCTACAGAACTCAGCCCCTCACCATCTCCGCCATTCTCATGCAAATCGCCGTTCTCCCGATTGGCAAGTTCATGGCTGCTGCATTGCCCACCAAAACCTACACTTTATTCCGACGGTGGAGCTTTAGCCTCAATCCGGGACCATTTAACATCAAGGAGCACGTCATCATCACTGTTATGGCTAATTGTGGGGTTTCTATTGGTGGTGGTGATGCTTACTCCATTGGTGCTATTACCGTCATGAGGGCTTACTATAAGCAGACCTTGAGTTTCCTATGCGCTCTCTTGATTGTCTTGACTACCCAGGTACCTGCTCAACACTTTTGATTTCGCCCAATATTGCTACTACTCTAACAATACAGCATGAGAGTTTTTTTCACAATCTTGCCCATGTCTTCTCGGGGTATATATTTTtggcttcaaaaaaaaatttttttttgctgagTTTTAGTTTTTTCATTGAATTTTTAGCTTGGGTTAAGGGACGGGGTCGTGGATTGTgaggaaaatttttcttttttttttttttgggaggagAATGTCCTTAATCCATTTCTTCATTTATGGTTGAGGAAAACAGAGAAGTACGCTTACCGAATCAAAACATGTATTCAATCAATTTCAGGACATCCAATCTACTTTTTATAATTCTACTATTAATTATTGAACAACGGGTCTTAAACTGGACCTCTGTCGTGTCTGAAATAttctaatatttatttattcgaCTGTGCttatgttccttttttttttttccttaaaaaaaaaaaaccttgaaatGCAGATATTGGGTTATGGATGGGCTGGGATGCTAAGGAAGTATCTGGTTGACCCTGTTGAAATGTGGTGGCCTTCGAACCTTGCTCAGGTTTCCCTGTTTAGGTGTGCATTTCTGGCTTTTCCTGAACTTTTCCTCGTTGAGTTCTAGTAGTTTTATGACACTCGTATCCTGTTCGGCTCTGTTTTCTCTCATTGACTCCACATTTTCCTTTGACAAATTCAATTCTGGTTTGTTAGTTATGACGTGTGTTTTTTCAATGACTTTGtgaaaattagtttttcttcccttttctttttgaaaaaagaagtaCTGAGACACCAGGAAAGTATGTAGGAGTTGAGCCTTTATATAAAAAGTGCATCCATGGTTTCATGAAACCATTTGACGCACCACCTATGCTATGCTTACCCAAAGGATAAGGCACCATTGCCTAGTGGATGTCACGCTTAGTGGAGCCAACATTCCTTTCTGGACATTAAGTCCCACATATATTGGTTATAAAACAGAGTTAAAAAGAGTGGTGACAGAACAACATTTCTGCATTTGTTGATGATTCCaaatcatatattttcttgctttggaattccagaaacaCATTTGCTATAAACCATACGTTGTATCTGGCTACCAAATATAGATAAACGTTCGGGCATCTTGTCTGGGTTACCTTTATTCTTTATGCAGATTCCACTCGCTTTGCTGATTTTTCTTACTTCATACAGGGCACTTCATGAGAAGGAATCAAAATCACAAGGCATGACAAGGATGCAGTTTTTTCTTATATTCCTGGCTGCGAGCTTTGCCTATTATGCACTTCCCGGTTATCTGTTCCCAATTTTGACATTCTTTTCTTGGGTCTGTTGGGCGTGGCCTCGTAGCATAACAGCACAGCAAATTGGTTCTGGGTACCATGGATTGGGCATTGGTGCTTTTACCCTTGACTGGGCTGGAATTTCAGCTTATCATGGCAGCCCGCTAGTCACACCTTGGTCTTCAATTTTGAATGTTGCCGTTGGCTTTGTCATGTTTATCTACATTATTGTCCCTCTATGTTATTGGAAGTTCAACACCTTTGATGCTCACAAGTTCCCCATATTCTCCAACCAGCTGTTCACTTCTACTGGCCACAAATATGATACAACCAAGATTTTGACCCCGAATTACGAACTTGACATTCCTGCCTATGAAAAATATAGCAAGCTCTACCTTAGTCCTCTCTTTGCCCTTTCAATTGGATCAGGCTTCGCTAGATTTACAGCAACCCTCACTCATGTAGCACTTTTCCATGGCAGGTTAGCTCTTTCTAGTGCAGATGTTCCAGTTCTTGAGCATCTGCGCATTTTAGTACCTAGTTTCTAAATCAATGTTCTGATATAATGTACCTCAATCTGACAATGATTGATATTGAACGGGGAGACATTCTGTGAGAATGGAAAGTCCTCGTGGCACCAAAACACTGTTACTTGTCTAGCAATTCAAGGTCTCTGTAGTCCCTGTTCCGTCATCAAAAGTAAAATGCTTAATCAGCATGCATTTTGTGATTTCATAGTTCACACTTTGTTTTATGTTAATTATGAGTTGACTTGCTGAAATGTCCCTGCGCACACATAGACTGACGTGGATGCTATTCATTTATTCTTCTTAAAGCGACATTTGGAAACAAAGTAGATCTGCTACCAAGAACGTCAAATTGGACATCCATGCAAAGCTGATGAAAAGTTACAAACAAGTCCCTCAATGGTGGTACCTCGTCTTATTAGCAGGCAGCATTGCCCTGTCCCTAATGATGTCTTTTGTCTGGAAAAGAGAAGTTCAGCTGTCATGGTGGGGAATGCTCTTTGCATTCGGATTGGCTTGGATTGTTACACTCCCTATAGGTGTTATTCAAGCAACTACTAACCAGGTATGAACTGGTTTTCAAACTGTGGACGGTTGAATGTAATATCCGTCTGTCGATTCAACACCGCATGAACAATTTCACGCAGCAAGCGGATATCAGTGTTGTCGATGAtgttaatttcttgttttgCAGCAACCAGGATACGACATAATTGCTCAGTTCATAATTGGATATGTCCTCCCAGGAAAACCTATTGCAAACTTGCTTTTCAAGATTTATGGCCGAATCAGCACTATTCATGCTCTCTCTTTCTTAGCTGACCTTAAGCTTGGGCACTACATGAAAATTCCTCCGAGATGCATGTACACAGCTCAGGTTTTGCTTGAAAAAACCTTTTCTCCCAATGACTGAACAACATTTTTGCTCTTCACATTGGATATCTGAGGCGTCAATTGcctgcattttcttttttatttcattttccagCTGGTAGGAACACTAGTGTCCGGTACAGTCAACCTTGCAGTAGCATGGTGGATGTTGGGAAGCATCGAAAACCTGTGCGACGTCGAGGCTCTGCATCCTGAGAGCCCCTGGACGTGTCCTAAATTTCGAGTCACTTTCGATGCTTCTGTGATCTGG contains:
- the LOC113710336 gene encoding oligopeptide transporter 3-like; translation: MEASKHPSAQPQAHPPPHPEKLNGGDAPAPTDHKDRCSVEEVALVVPETDDPTLPVMTFRAWFLGLTSCTILIFLNTFFIYRTQPLTISAILMQIAVLPIGKFMAAALPTKTYTLFRRWSFSLNPGPFNIKEHVIITVMANCGVSIGGGDAYSIGAITVMRAYYKQTLSFLCALLIVLTTQILGYGWAGMLRKYLVDPVEMWWPSNLAQVSLFRALHEKESKSQGMTRMQFFLIFLAASFAYYALPGYLFPILTFFSWVCWAWPRSITAQQIGSGYHGLGIGAFTLDWAGISAYHGSPLVTPWSSILNVAVGFVMFIYIIVPLCYWKFNTFDAHKFPIFSNQLFTSTGHKYDTTKILTPNYELDIPAYEKYSKLYLSPLFALSIGSGFARFTATLTHVALFHGSDIWKQSRSATKNVKLDIHAKLMKSYKQVPQWWYLVLLAGSIALSLMMSFVWKREVQLSWWGMLFAFGLAWIVTLPIGVIQATTNQQPGYDIIAQFIIGYVLPGKPIANLLFKIYGRISTIHALSFLADLKLGHYMKIPPRCMYTAQLVGTLVSGTVNLAVAWWMLGSIENLCDVEALHPESPWTCPKFRVTFDASVIWGLIGPERLFGPGGLYRNLVWLFIIGAVLPVPVWMLSKMFPDQKWIPLINIPVISYGFAGMPPATPTNIASWIITGMIFNYFVFKYRKGWWQKYNYVLSAALDAGTAFMGVLLFFALQNEGKNIKWWGAELDHCPLASCPTAPGIVVEGCPLFK